GCCCACCCCCGCTGACGCGCGCGGCGCCGCCGACGCGCGCCGCCCCGCCGACTCCGGCCGACCGGCGGGACGTCACTGCCAGCGTTCCCACGCCGGGTCCGGCTCCCCCCGCAGCCACGGGCGGACCTCCCCCACCAGGAACAGGCTGCCGGCGACCAGCACGGGGCCGCCGTGCGTGAGGGCGGCCGCCACCGCGTCGCGCGGGGCGTCGTGGACGCCCACCAGCGGCAGGCCGGCGGCCTCCACCGCCGCCGCGAGGTCGCGGGCGGGGAGGGTGCGCGGCGCCCGCTCGGCGCGGGTCGCGACGACGCCCCGCACCGTCCCGGCGAACGCCGCGAGGAGGCCGGCGACGTCCTTGTCCTCCGCGACGCTCGCCACCAGCGTCGGCCGGAGCGCGAGCCGCTCGAGGGTGGCGGCCGCCGCCCGCGCGGCGGCGGGGTTGTGCGCCCCGTCCAGCAGAAGGGGGCCCGCGCCGGCGGGTGCGTCGGGCGCGACGCGCCGCCACGTGGCGTCGCCCACGACCTCGAGGCGGCCCGGCCAGCGGGTCCGGGCCGCCCCGTCCGCGACGGCGTCGGGCGTCACGCCGAGCTCCAGCGCGACGAGGGCGGCGAGGGCGGCGTTGCCGGCCTGCGCCGCCCCCACGAGCGGCGTCGCGAGGTCCACGTCGGCGCGGCCGGGCCGGCGGAGGCGAACCTCGGAGCCGCGCAGCCCACGCGACGCGATCTCCAGCTCGGCGTCGGCGTCGGGGGCGGGCGCGACGTCGGCGACGGCGAGGGGCGCACCGAGGCGGGCGGCTTCCTGGCGAAGGGCGCGGCGCGCTTCGCCGCGCGCCGTCGTCCAGGCGGGCACCCCGGTGCGGAGGACGCCGGCCTTCTCCCGCGCGATGCTGGCGACGTCGGGCCCCAGAAGCGCTTGGTGGTCGAGGGCGACCTGCGCGACGGCGCAGGCGGTGGGCGTCACGACGTTCACGGCGTCGAGCCGCCCCCCGAGCCCGACCTCGAGGACGGCCTCGTCGACGCCGGCCTCGGCGAAGGCGACGAAGGCGAGGGCGGTGACCGCCTCGAAGAACGTCGCGTCGGTCGCGTCGGCGTGCGGCCTCACGTGCGCGGCGGCCGCCTCGAAGGCGGCGTCGTCCATCGGGACGCCGTCGACCGCCACCCGTTCGCCCGGGTGGGTCAGGTGCGGACTGACGTACCGGCCGACCGACGCGCCGCCCGCGCGCAGCATCGCGTCGAGGTGCGCAACGGTCCCCCCCTTGCCGTTCGTGCCCGCCACCACGACCGCCTCGAAGGCGTCCTGCGGCCGACCGAGCCGCTCCAGGAGGGCGCCCATCCGCTCCAGCCCCGGCACCACACCGAGGCGTTGCCGGGCGAACAACGCCGCGGTCGCGTCGCCGGGCGGCGTCGTCACGTGCGGCGGTCGGCGTCGTGAAGGGCGCGGGCTTGGGGGTCGTTCCCGGGGGCGTGGTGCCGAGCGACGAGGTCGACGAGGCGGGCGGGTGCGCCCGCGTCGCGCAGCATCGCCGCGCCGTACGCGGGGTGGTGCGCCGCCACCTGCCGGGCGCCGGCGACGCCGACCCGCAGCGGTTCGGGGGGTGGAACGGGTCCGGGCAGGAGGTGCACCAGCACCCGCTCGTGCACGGCGTAGCGGCGGCGGGCCTTGCCGACGTCGTGCAGCAACGCCGCGCGCACCACGACGGCGTCCACGTCGGGCGTGCGGCGCAGCAACGTCCGCGCGACGCGCACCCCGTGATCGCGTTCGCGGGGGTCCATGGCGTGGAAGAGGGCCCGCTCGGGCCCGACGAGGTGCGCGTCGGCCCACGCGTCGTCGGGACGCGCGAGGCGCGGGTGGATCCCGCGCACGGTGCGGGTGCCGGCGTTCCACGTCCAGGCGAGCGGCTTCACGCGCGCGAGCGTACCAGCCGGCGACCGCCAGGAGCGGTCGGCGGGTATGCTGCGCCCTCGATGCTCGCGTCCCGCGCGTCCGCGCTTTCCCGCCCGTTGCGCCCCCGCTTCGTCCTCCGCGCCCTGCTCGCCTGCGTGGCGCTGTTCGGGGTCGGGGCCGCCCTCGCGCAGGGGGCCGAACCCATGCCCGGGGGGGCCGGGCCGGTCGGGCTGCAGGGGGACGACCCCGCCGCCCTCGCCGACGCCGCCGTGACCGCGTGGCTCGACACCGAATCGATCCCCCTGGCGGACGTCGGGACGCTGGACGCGGAGACGGTGTGTCGGCGCCTGCCCGACCTGCTGGCGGCGCCGCCACCCCCCTCGGGCACCACGGTGGAGCTCGAGGACCGCGTCGAGCGCGACGCGGACGCCGACGACCGCCGCCGCTTCACGTACG
The Trueperaceae bacterium genome window above contains:
- a CDS encoding bifunctional folylpolyglutamate synthase/dihydrofolate synthase, coding for MTTPPGDATAALFARQRLGVVPGLERMGALLERLGRPQDAFEAVVVAGTNGKGGTVAHLDAMLRAGGASVGRYVSPHLTHPGERVAVDGVPMDDAAFEAAAAHVRPHADATDATFFEAVTALAFVAFAEAGVDEAVLEVGLGGRLDAVNVVTPTACAVAQVALDHQALLGPDVASIAREKAGVLRTGVPAWTTARGEARRALRQEAARLGAPLAVADVAPAPDADAELEIASRGLRGSEVRLRRPGRADVDLATPLVGAAQAGNAALAALVALELGVTPDAVADGAARTRWPGRLEVVGDATWRRVAPDAPAGAGPLLLDGAHNPAAARAAAATLERLALRPTLVASVAEDKDVAGLLAAFAGTVRGVVATRAERAPRTLPARDLAAAVEAAGLPLVGVHDAPRDAVAAALTHGGPVLVAGSLFLVGEVRPWLRGEPDPAWERWQ
- a CDS encoding HDIG domain-containing protein, with the translated sequence MKPLAWTWNAGTRTVRGIHPRLARPDDAWADAHLVGPERALFHAMDPRERDHGVRVARTLLRRTPDVDAVVVRAALLHDVGKARRRYAVHERVLVHLLPGPVPPPEPLRVGVAGARQVAAHHPAYGAAMLRDAGAPARLVDLVARHHAPGNDPQARALHDADRRT